A region from the Serinibacter arcticus genome encodes:
- a CDS encoding LLM class flavin-dependent oxidoreductase, producing the protein MQFGIFTVGDVTTDPTTGRTPTEGERIKAMMTIAKHAEDVGLDVFATGEHHNEPFVPSSPTTMLGYLAAQTSRIILSTSTTLITTNDPVKIAEDYAMLQHLSDGRMDLMLGRGNTAPVYPWFGQDGRNALPLTIENYQLLRELWDNHTVSWEGRFRTPLQGFTSTPRPLDGVAPFVWHGSIRTPQIAELAAYYGDGFFANHIFWPKEHFAQLIGLYRERYEHYGHGRADQAIVGLGGQVFLRKNSQDAVREFRPYFDNAPVYGNGPSLEDFTDMTPLTVGSPQEVIDKTLTFRETFGDYQRQMFLIDHAGLPLATVLEQLDLLGSEVIPVLRRELDALRPADVPGGPTHADRVAAREAATATDVVETADDDAQLTPGLVDGALVGGR; encoded by the coding sequence ATGCAGTTCGGGATCTTCACGGTCGGCGACGTCACCACCGACCCGACCACGGGACGCACGCCGACCGAGGGCGAGCGGATCAAGGCGATGATGACGATCGCCAAGCACGCCGAGGACGTCGGGCTCGACGTCTTCGCCACGGGGGAGCACCACAACGAGCCTTTCGTGCCGAGCTCGCCCACCACCATGCTCGGCTACCTCGCGGCCCAGACGTCGCGGATCATCCTGTCGACCTCGACGACGCTCATCACCACGAACGACCCGGTGAAGATCGCCGAGGACTACGCGATGCTGCAACACCTGTCGGACGGTCGGATGGACCTCATGCTCGGTCGCGGCAACACCGCGCCCGTCTACCCGTGGTTCGGCCAGGACGGTCGCAACGCGCTGCCGCTGACGATCGAGAACTACCAGCTGCTGCGCGAGCTGTGGGACAACCACACCGTGAGCTGGGAGGGCCGGTTCCGCACGCCGCTGCAGGGGTTCACCTCCACCCCGCGGCCGCTCGACGGCGTCGCCCCCTTCGTCTGGCACGGCTCGATCCGCACCCCGCAGATCGCGGAGCTGGCCGCGTACTACGGCGACGGCTTCTTCGCGAACCACATCTTCTGGCCGAAGGAGCACTTCGCCCAGCTCATCGGGCTCTACCGCGAGCGCTACGAGCACTACGGCCACGGCCGCGCCGACCAGGCGATCGTCGGCCTCGGCGGCCAGGTCTTCTTGCGCAAGAACTCCCAGGACGCCGTGCGCGAGTTCCGTCCGTACTTCGACAACGCGCCGGTCTACGGCAACGGCCCGAGCCTCGAGGACTTCACCGACATGACGCCGCTGACGGTCGGGTCGCCGCAGGAGGTCATCGACAAGACGCTGACCTTCCGCGAGACGTTCGGGGACTACCAGCGTCAGATGTTCCTCATCGACCACGCGGGCCTCCCGCTCGCGACGGTGCTCGAGCAGCTCGACCTGCTCGGCTCCGAGGTCATCCCGGTGCTGCGCCGGGAGCTGGACGCGCTGCGTCCGGCCGACGTGCCCGGTGGTCCGACGCACGCCGACCGCGTCGCGGCGCGCGAGGCCGCGACGGCGACCGACGTCGTCGAGACGGCCGACGACGACGCGCAGCTCACCCCCGGGCTGGTGGACGGCGCGCTGGTGGGGGGCCGGTGA
- a CDS encoding MarR family winged helix-turn-helix transcriptional regulator: MTSRAAATRAWSELLRTSTLLMRRYETQGDFGDLAPREYDVLLSLAESDGDEARLGQLAQSSSLPQPSMSRIVERLERRELVSRCPTPDDGRGVLVRLTDAGRAVQRDVARRHVRSITEAMSAGLDDAEVRTLAALLRKVRAANSTGPSTTTDATTKDAR; the protein is encoded by the coding sequence GTGACCAGCCGCGCCGCCGCCACCCGCGCCTGGAGCGAGCTGCTGCGCACCTCGACGCTGCTGATGCGGCGCTACGAGACGCAGGGCGACTTCGGCGACCTCGCGCCGCGCGAGTACGACGTGCTGCTGTCCCTGGCAGAGTCCGACGGCGACGAGGCGCGGCTCGGACAGCTCGCCCAGTCGTCCTCGCTCCCGCAGCCGAGCATGAGCCGCATCGTCGAGCGTCTGGAGCGGCGGGAGCTCGTCAGCCGCTGCCCGACGCCCGACGACGGCCGGGGGGTGCTCGTCCGGCTCACCGACGCCGGCCGAGCCGTGCAGCGCGACGTCGCCCGCCGGCACGTCCGCAGCATCACCGAGGCGATGTCGGCCGGTCTCGACGACGCGGAGGTGCGCACGCTCGCCGCGCTCCTGCGCAAGGTCAGGGCCGCCAACTCGACCGGTCCGAGCACGACGACCGACGCGACGACGAAGGACGCACGATGA
- a CDS encoding NAD(P)H-dependent oxidoreductase: protein MGAPSSTTTVVGLVLDATAALLREAGHDVETQVVEVRDVALAATAETIGGLREPHLDAALRTLEQADGLIVASPVFRGSYAGVFKTVLDLLEPGSLRGIPTVLAATSGTVRHTLVTEHALRPLLSYFGALTLPTTIVAVPEDLVLGSRPVPELAARVARSARELADAVAR, encoded by the coding sequence GTGGGCGCGCCGTCGAGCACGACGACGGTGGTCGGACTCGTGCTGGACGCGACGGCCGCGCTGCTGCGCGAAGCGGGGCACGATGTCGAGACGCAGGTCGTCGAGGTGCGGGACGTGGCGCTCGCCGCGACCGCCGAGACGATCGGCGGCCTGCGCGAGCCGCACCTGGACGCGGCGCTGCGGACGCTCGAGCAGGCCGACGGGCTGATCGTCGCCTCGCCGGTGTTCCGCGGCTCCTACGCCGGGGTGTTCAAGACGGTGCTCGACCTGCTCGAGCCCGGTTCCCTGCGCGGGATCCCGACGGTGCTCGCGGCGACGTCGGGCACGGTGCGGCACACGCTCGTGACCGAGCACGCGCTGCGCCCGCTGCTGTCCTACTTCGGGGCGCTCACGCTGCCGACGACGATCGTCGCCGTGCCGGAGGATCTCGTCCTCGGCTCGCGCCCGGTGCCCGAGCTCGCGGCCCGGGTCGCGCGCAGCGCCCGGGAGCTCGCGGACGCCGTCGCCCGCTGA
- the leuS gene encoding leucine--tRNA ligase: MTEQAEQVAHAADTTGQTAATDVPPFRYTPALANDIELAWQERWQAEGAYVTPNPGDDDETAGSAVPGESFFVMDMFPYPSGKGLHVGHPLGYIATDVTGRFERMRGKNVLHALGYDAFGLPAEQYAVQTGQHPAITTEQNIAVMRRQLRRLGLGHDDSRSFATTDPEFVRWTQWIFLQIFHSWFDPEATAPDGSAGAARPVSELVDSFASGGRELPGAFAGRDWDDLTPREREDVLASYRLAFVADVPVNWCPGLGTVLANEEVTADGRSERGNFPVFKRNLRQWVMRITAYADRLVADLDELDWPEKVKSMQRHWIGRSEGAFVDFDVAGASEKLTVFTTRPDTLFGATYVVLAPEHPLVEELLTGDPVWDDGVSATWTGGAATPAEAVRAYVATAAAKTAEERQADAGAKTGVFTGGYATNPVNGEPLPIFVADYVLMGYGTGAIMAVPGHDTRDHAFATAYDLPIREVVSGAPDGVTEAAWTGDGVAVASANASVSLDGLAVAEAKHAIIEWLEAKGEGRGTTTYRLRDWLFSRQRYWGEPFPVVYDAEDGRVIPVPESMLPVALPEVADFSPRTFAVDDADSEPESPLSRATEWSTVELDLGEGVRSYRRDTNTMPNWAGSCWYYLRYLDPTNVDFAVAPELERYWMSPQPGGPRGTTGGVDLYVGGVEHAVLHLLYSRFWHKVLFDLGVVTSREPFHKLFNQGYIQAYAYTDARGVYVTADEVVEHPGVGGAEPTFTWNGEPVNREYGKMGKSLKNMVTPDDMYASYGADTFRVYEMSMGPLDQSRAWETRAVVGAQRFLQRLWRTVVDETTGEVVVVDGAGSEETRRAVARTIADVTVEYAAMRPNTAIAKLITLTNHLTALPEVPREAAEVLVLMTAPVAPHIAEELWQRLGHTTSLVHHAFPTADAALLVEDTVTCIVQVAGKVRDRLEVPVDVDPAELETLALATPGVQRILDGATPRKVIVRAPKLVNVVP; this comes from the coding sequence ATGACTGAGCAGGCTGAGCAGGTCGCGCACGCCGCCGACACGACCGGGCAGACCGCTGCCACCGACGTCCCGCCGTTCCGATACACCCCGGCGCTGGCGAACGACATCGAGCTCGCGTGGCAGGAGCGCTGGCAGGCCGAGGGCGCCTACGTCACGCCCAACCCGGGCGACGACGACGAGACCGCCGGCAGCGCCGTCCCCGGCGAGTCCTTCTTCGTCATGGACATGTTCCCGTACCCCTCCGGCAAGGGCCTGCACGTCGGGCACCCGCTCGGCTACATCGCCACCGACGTCACCGGCCGGTTCGAGCGCATGCGCGGGAAGAACGTGCTGCACGCGCTGGGCTACGACGCCTTCGGCCTGCCGGCCGAGCAGTACGCCGTCCAGACCGGCCAGCACCCGGCGATCACCACCGAGCAGAACATCGCCGTCATGCGCCGCCAGCTGCGCCGCCTGGGCCTGGGTCACGACGACAGCCGCAGCTTCGCCACCACGGACCCCGAGTTCGTGCGCTGGACGCAGTGGATCTTCCTGCAGATCTTCCACTCCTGGTTCGACCCCGAGGCGACGGCGCCCGACGGCAGCGCCGGCGCCGCCCGCCCGGTCAGCGAGCTGGTCGACTCCTTCGCCTCCGGCGGGCGCGAGCTGCCGGGCGCCTTCGCCGGTCGCGACTGGGACGACCTGACGCCGCGCGAGCGCGAGGACGTCCTGGCGAGCTACCGCCTGGCGTTCGTCGCCGACGTGCCGGTCAACTGGTGCCCCGGTCTGGGCACCGTGCTCGCGAACGAGGAGGTCACGGCCGACGGACGCTCCGAGCGCGGCAACTTCCCGGTCTTCAAGCGCAACCTGCGCCAGTGGGTCATGCGGATCACCGCCTACGCCGACCGCCTGGTCGCCGACCTGGACGAGCTGGACTGGCCCGAGAAGGTCAAGTCGATGCAGCGGCACTGGATCGGCCGCTCCGAGGGCGCGTTCGTGGACTTCGACGTCGCCGGCGCGAGCGAGAAGCTCACCGTCTTCACCACGCGTCCCGACACGCTGTTCGGCGCCACCTACGTGGTGCTGGCCCCCGAGCACCCGCTGGTCGAGGAGCTCCTGACCGGTGACCCGGTGTGGGACGACGGCGTGAGCGCGACCTGGACGGGCGGCGCCGCCACGCCCGCCGAGGCCGTGCGCGCCTACGTCGCCACCGCCGCCGCCAAGACGGCCGAGGAGCGCCAGGCCGACGCCGGCGCCAAGACCGGTGTCTTCACCGGCGGCTACGCCACCAACCCGGTCAACGGCGAGCCGCTGCCGATCTTCGTCGCCGACTACGTGCTCATGGGCTACGGGACCGGCGCGATCATGGCGGTCCCCGGCCACGACACACGCGACCACGCGTTCGCGACCGCGTACGACCTGCCGATCCGCGAGGTCGTCTCCGGGGCGCCCGACGGCGTGACCGAGGCCGCGTGGACGGGTGACGGCGTCGCTGTCGCGTCCGCCAACGCATCGGTCTCGCTGGACGGCCTGGCCGTGGCCGAGGCCAAGCACGCCATCATCGAGTGGCTCGAGGCCAAGGGCGAGGGACGCGGCACCACCACCTACCGTCTGCGCGACTGGCTGTTCAGCCGCCAGCGCTACTGGGGCGAGCCGTTCCCCGTCGTCTACGACGCCGAGGACGGCCGCGTCATCCCGGTGCCTGAGTCGATGCTGCCGGTGGCCCTGCCCGAGGTGGCGGACTTCTCGCCGCGCACGTTCGCGGTCGACGACGCCGACTCCGAGCCGGAGTCGCCGCTGTCACGCGCCACCGAGTGGTCCACCGTCGAGCTGGACCTGGGCGAGGGCGTGCGCAGCTACCGCCGCGACACCAACACCATGCCGAACTGGGCCGGCTCGTGCTGGTACTACCTGCGCTACCTCGACCCGACCAACGTCGACTTCGCCGTCGCCCCGGAGCTCGAGCGCTACTGGATGTCCCCGCAGCCGGGCGGTCCGCGCGGCACCACGGGCGGCGTCGACCTGTACGTCGGCGGCGTCGAGCACGCCGTGCTGCACCTGCTGTACTCCCGGTTCTGGCACAAGGTGCTGTTCGACCTGGGCGTGGTGACCTCGCGCGAGCCGTTCCACAAGCTCTTCAACCAGGGCTACATCCAGGCGTACGCCTACACCGACGCGCGCGGTGTCTACGTGACCGCCGACGAGGTCGTGGAGCATCCGGGCGTCGGGGGAGCGGAGCCGACGTTCACGTGGAACGGCGAGCCCGTCAACCGCGAGTACGGGAAGATGGGCAAGTCGCTGAAGAACATGGTGACGCCCGACGACATGTACGCCTCCTACGGCGCCGACACGTTCCGCGTGTACGAGATGTCGATGGGTCCGCTGGACCAGTCGCGAGCGTGGGAGACGCGCGCCGTCGTCGGCGCCCAGCGCTTCCTGCAGCGCCTGTGGCGCACGGTGGTCGACGAGACCACGGGCGAGGTCGTCGTCGTCGACGGCGCGGGGTCGGAGGAGACCCGCAGGGCCGTCGCCCGCACGATCGCCGACGTCACGGTCGAGTACGCCGCGATGCGTCCGAACACCGCGATCGCGAAGCTCATCACGCTGACCAACCACCTCACGGCGCTGCCGGAGGTGCCGCGCGAGGCCGCCGAGGTGCTCGTGCTGATGACGGCGCCGGTGGCCCCGCACATCGCCGAGGAGCTGTGGCAGCGGCTGGGTCACACCACCTCGCTCGTGCACCACGCGTTCCCGACGGCGGACGCCGCGCTGCTGGTGGAGGACACGGTGACGTGCATCGTCCAGGTCGCGGGCAAGGTGCGCGATCGGCTCGAGGTGCCCGTCGACGTCGATCCGGCCGAGCTGGAGACGCTCGCCCTGGCGACGCCGGGCGTCCAGCGCATCCTGGACGGCGCGACGCCGCGCAAGGTGATCGTCCGCGCGCCGAAGCTGGTCAACGTCGTCCCGTAG
- a CDS encoding squalene cyclase: MSAWDPAVRWQVERDLLGDPPSVWEVTRARTATEGFGARLLAHQDDDGQWAGGAYFPAADTDGEVVIDAEGDPDAAGAQPWTATTWSLTFLREWGVPAAALGDTADRLAVSSRWEYDDLPYWGGEVDCCINAFTLANGAWLGTDVDELADWFPAHQLADGGWNCEWVEGSTRSSFHSTLNVVRGLLAHELLTGSTALRASRLRGQEYLLQRHLLHRASTGELVGPWVTRIAHPFLWVATALGQLDHLRTASLHDGAAPDPRAAEAVARVRAARRPDGTWLQERRDPGAVWFHTDVPAGEPSPWLTLIGTRVLDWWDAGTREA, from the coding sequence ATGAGCGCGTGGGACCCCGCCGTGCGGTGGCAGGTCGAGCGGGATCTGCTCGGCGATCCGCCGTCGGTGTGGGAGGTCACGCGCGCCCGCACCGCGACCGAGGGGTTCGGCGCCCGGCTGCTCGCGCACCAGGACGACGACGGGCAGTGGGCGGGCGGAGCGTACTTCCCGGCCGCTGACACGGACGGCGAGGTCGTCATCGACGCCGAGGGCGATCCCGACGCTGCCGGCGCCCAGCCCTGGACCGCCACCACCTGGAGCCTGACCTTCCTGCGCGAGTGGGGCGTCCCGGCCGCCGCCCTGGGCGACACTGCGGACCGGCTCGCGGTCAGCAGCCGCTGGGAGTACGACGACCTGCCCTACTGGGGCGGCGAGGTCGATTGCTGCATCAACGCCTTCACCCTCGCGAACGGTGCCTGGCTGGGCACCGACGTCGACGAGCTCGCCGACTGGTTCCCGGCCCACCAGCTCGCCGACGGCGGCTGGAACTGTGAGTGGGTCGAGGGATCGACGAGGTCGTCCTTCCACTCGACCCTCAACGTGGTGCGCGGGCTGCTCGCGCACGAGCTCCTCACCGGGTCGACGGCGCTGCGAGCCTCGCGCCTGCGCGGCCAGGAGTACCTGCTCCAGCGCCATCTCCTGCACCGGGCCTCGACCGGTGAGCTCGTCGGCCCGTGGGTGACCCGGATCGCCCACCCGTTCCTGTGGGTGGCGACGGCGCTCGGGCAGCTCGACCACCTGCGCACCGCCTCGCTGCACGACGGCGCGGCGCCCGATCCTCGGGCGGCCGAGGCCGTGGCGCGGGTCAGGGCCGCGCGCCGGCCTGACGGCACCTGGCTGCAGGAGCGGCGCGACCCCGGGGCGGTCTGGTTCCACACCGACGTCCCGGCGGGGGAGCCGTCCCCCTGGCTGACCCTGATCGGGACCCGCGTCCTGGACTGGTGGGACGCCGGCACCCGCGAGGCGTGA
- a CDS encoding M20 family metallopeptidase — protein MTTTTSPGHSPAATPTSVTARVEARVAELAPRLAAFSSDLYAHPELGYREFRSVEAFASELAHAGVEIERGTGGIPTAFAARAGTRESGPQVVITAEYDALPGVGHGCGHNVIAASSLGAFLALAPLFEGPEALPGGVTLLGTPAEEGGGGKELLIQAGAFDGFDASVMVHPGGVDVAAGPSNAKRQVVATFRGRTAHAAANPHLGRNALDAAVTAYQSIAQSRQHILPTDRVHGVFLEAGTRPNIVPERAVLEYFLRSRSVESLLALSDKVEAAFRGAAIAAGVEVDIAWDGEPVYLPQRINATLAERFVRHSAPRREVLAVQEDTGAGLGSSDVGNVSHLLPTIQPSVAIGDPDIPGHSRERADSTQTPDGHRAIVDSSIALALTAADVLLDEDLREAAWAEFRAAGEAIRVGDLVPLAPWPTFPTPPAG, from the coding sequence ATGACGACGACCACCTCACCGGGCCACTCGCCCGCCGCCACCCCGACCTCCGTCACCGCCAGGGTCGAGGCCCGGGTCGCCGAGCTCGCCCCGCGCCTGGCCGCGTTCTCGAGCGACCTCTACGCGCACCCCGAGCTCGGCTACCGCGAGTTCCGCTCGGTCGAGGCGTTCGCCTCCGAGCTGGCCCACGCCGGCGTCGAGATCGAGCGCGGCACCGGCGGCATCCCGACGGCGTTCGCGGCCCGCGCAGGAACGCGCGAGTCCGGTCCCCAGGTCGTCATCACGGCCGAGTACGACGCGCTCCCCGGCGTCGGGCACGGGTGCGGTCACAACGTCATCGCGGCCTCCTCGCTCGGCGCCTTCCTCGCGCTCGCGCCGCTCTTCGAGGGCCCCGAGGCGCTGCCCGGCGGCGTCACGCTGCTCGGGACCCCGGCCGAGGAGGGTGGCGGCGGCAAGGAGCTGCTCATCCAGGCCGGCGCCTTCGACGGCTTCGACGCCTCCGTGATGGTGCACCCCGGTGGCGTCGACGTCGCCGCGGGCCCGTCGAACGCCAAGCGTCAGGTGGTCGCCACGTTCCGCGGTCGCACCGCGCACGCCGCCGCCAACCCGCACCTGGGGCGCAACGCGCTCGACGCGGCCGTGACCGCCTACCAGTCCATCGCGCAGTCCCGCCAGCACATCCTCCCCACCGACCGGGTGCACGGTGTGTTCCTCGAGGCGGGCACCCGGCCCAACATCGTGCCCGAACGCGCAGTCCTGGAGTACTTCCTGCGCTCGCGCTCGGTCGAGAGCCTGCTCGCGCTGTCGGACAAGGTCGAGGCGGCCTTCCGAGGCGCCGCGATCGCCGCCGGCGTCGAGGTCGACATCGCGTGGGACGGCGAGCCGGTGTACCTGCCGCAGCGCATCAACGCCACGCTCGCCGAGCGCTTCGTGCGCCACTCGGCCCCGCGTCGCGAGGTCCTCGCGGTGCAGGAGGACACCGGGGCGGGCCTCGGCTCCTCCGACGTCGGCAACGTCAGCCACCTGCTGCCCACGATCCAGCCGTCGGTCGCGATCGGCGACCCCGACATCCCGGGCCACTCGCGAGAGCGCGCCGACTCCACCCAGACACCGGACGGTCACCGCGCGATCGTGGACTCCTCGATCGCGCTCGCCCTGACGGCCGCCGACGTCCTGCTGGACGAGGACCTGCGCGAGGCCGCCTGGGCCGAGTTCCGCGCGGCCGGGGAAGCGATCCGGGTGGGCGACCTCGTGCCGCTCGCCCCGTGGCCGACGTTCCCGACGCCGCCCGCCGGCTGA
- a CDS encoding VOC family protein — protein sequence MSDTTTQRRTIPADLDHVVFAGPVLADAIDAVERLTGVRAAPGGKHPTGTANALIAFTIDGERVPHYLEVIGPDPEGERAAGEIDTFAIKHRSGPAVATFAIHPSDIVATAQRAADAGVDLGEILPLSRRTPSGELLEWRLTRGERRDPDPAIPFLIDWGTTAQPGLGDIPTLELLAVRVEHPDASALTEKYALLGVETEVVQADAFALVLTVAGPEGPVELR from the coding sequence ATGTCCGACACCACCACGCAGCGCCGCACCATCCCGGCCGACCTCGACCACGTCGTGTTCGCCGGCCCCGTCCTCGCCGACGCGATCGACGCCGTCGAGCGCCTCACCGGGGTGCGCGCCGCCCCGGGCGGCAAGCACCCGACCGGCACCGCCAACGCGCTGATCGCCTTCACCATCGACGGCGAGCGGGTGCCGCACTACCTCGAGGTCATCGGCCCCGACCCCGAGGGCGAGCGCGCCGCCGGGGAGATCGACACGTTCGCGATCAAGCACCGCTCCGGCCCCGCCGTCGCCACCTTCGCGATCCACCCGAGCGACATCGTGGCGACGGCGCAGCGCGCTGCCGACGCGGGCGTCGACCTCGGCGAGATCCTCCCGCTGTCGCGCCGCACTCCGTCGGGCGAGCTGCTCGAGTGGCGCCTCACGCGCGGCGAGCGCCGGGATCCCGACCCGGCGATCCCGTTCCTCATCGACTGGGGCACGACGGCGCAGCCCGGGCTGGGCGACATCCCCACCCTCGAGCTGCTCGCGGTCCGCGTGGAGCATCCGGACGCCTCGGCGCTGACGGAGAAGTACGCGCTCCTGGGCGTGGAGACCGAGGTCGTGCAGGCCGACGCGTTCGCGCTCGTGCTGACCGTCGCCGGCCCGGAGGGCCCGGTCGAGCTCCGCTGA
- a CDS encoding ABC transporter ATP-binding protein: protein MITVSELSKSYDDTVALADVDLTIPRGGVTALVGPNGAGKSTLLTAIGRLLQPDSGRVEVAGLDVRSTKPRQLAQVLAILRQENQFTARLTVRQLVSLGRFPHSQGRLTARDVESVGHALEFLDLTALQHRFIDELSGGQRQRAYVAMVIAQETDYLLLDEPLNNLDMRHAVEMMAQLHAAARELGRTVVIVVHDINFAARYADRIVAMADGRVRHVGTPREVMTPEILSEVFGTRVDVLEHDGKPLAVYW, encoded by the coding sequence GTGATCACCGTCTCCGAGCTGTCCAAGTCCTACGACGACACGGTCGCGCTCGCGGACGTCGACCTGACGATCCCGCGCGGCGGGGTCACCGCGCTGGTCGGTCCGAACGGCGCCGGGAAGTCGACGCTGCTGACCGCCATCGGCCGGCTGCTGCAGCCGGACTCCGGCCGGGTGGAGGTCGCGGGGCTCGACGTGCGCTCCACCAAGCCGCGGCAGCTCGCCCAGGTGCTGGCGATCCTCCGCCAGGAGAACCAGTTCACCGCCCGGCTCACCGTGCGCCAGCTCGTGAGCCTCGGCCGCTTCCCGCACTCCCAGGGACGGCTGACGGCCCGCGACGTCGAGTCGGTCGGGCACGCGCTGGAGTTCCTCGACCTGACCGCGCTGCAGCACCGCTTCATCGACGAGCTCTCGGGCGGGCAGCGTCAGCGCGCCTACGTGGCGATGGTGATTGCGCAGGAGACGGACTACCTGCTGCTCGACGAGCCCCTGAACAACCTCGACATGCGGCACGCCGTGGAGATGATGGCCCAGCTGCACGCCGCGGCGCGCGAGCTCGGACGCACGGTCGTGATCGTGGTGCACGACATCAACTTCGCCGCGCGGTACGCCGACCGCATCGTCGCGATGGCGGACGGCCGGGTGCGCCACGTCGGCACCCCGCGCGAGGTCATGACGCCGGAGATCCTCAGCGAGGTCTTCGGCACCCGGGTGGATGTGCTCGAGCACGACGGGAAGCCGCTCGCCGTCTACTGGTGA
- a CDS encoding iron chelate uptake ABC transporter family permease subunit — MAETTTAPPPGDAAPSSRAARPLARRLRSSWPVLLVALVGLASAAGIALYDIPVPPGTSGHTTIVMMRLTSIVTVVIVGCAQGLATLVFQTVAGNRILTPSILGFDAMYRVVQTAAIFLGGAGALAVTGSAAASAVQTVVMVVFATALYGWLFSGRRANLHLLLLVGVVLGMGFASLATFMQRLLTPSEFDILTARLFGNISAADPDYLPWAGAIVGVVAIVLWRRRHVLDVVGLGRQTATSLGVSYQREVLLVLLLVALLVATSVSLVGPMTFLGFVVALLTYQLVGSHEHSRLIPVVLLLGATTLLLAYFVLRHVFYAQGLVTVIIELIGGSVFLIHLLRKGLR; from the coding sequence GTGGCTGAGACGACGACCGCTCCCCCGCCGGGAGACGCAGCCCCGTCCTCGCGGGCCGCCCGCCCCCTGGCGCGCCGGCTGCGTTCCTCCTGGCCCGTGCTCCTGGTCGCGCTCGTCGGCCTGGCCAGCGCCGCCGGCATCGCGCTCTACGACATCCCGGTGCCGCCCGGCACCTCCGGCCACACGACCATCGTGATGATGCGCCTGACCTCCATCGTGACGGTGGTGATCGTCGGTTGCGCGCAGGGCCTGGCCACGCTGGTCTTCCAGACCGTCGCGGGCAACCGGATCCTCACGCCGTCGATCCTCGGGTTCGACGCGATGTACCGCGTGGTCCAGACCGCCGCGATCTTCCTGGGCGGTGCGGGCGCGCTCGCCGTCACCGGCAGCGCCGCGGCCTCGGCGGTGCAGACGGTCGTGATGGTCGTCTTCGCCACGGCCCTGTACGGCTGGTTGTTCTCCGGACGACGCGCGAACCTGCACCTGCTGCTGCTCGTGGGCGTCGTGCTCGGCATGGGCTTCGCCTCGCTCGCGACCTTCATGCAGCGTCTGCTCACCCCGAGCGAGTTCGACATCCTCACCGCTCGGCTGTTCGGCAACATCAGCGCGGCCGATCCCGACTACCTGCCCTGGGCGGGCGCCATCGTGGGCGTCGTCGCGATCGTGCTGTGGCGGCGTCGGCACGTGCTCGACGTCGTGGGGCTCGGCCGCCAGACCGCCACCAGCCTCGGGGTGTCCTACCAGCGCGAGGTCCTGCTCGTGCTGCTCCTGGTCGCCCTGCTCGTGGCGACGTCGGTGAGCCTGGTCGGACCGATGACCTTCCTCGGCTTCGTGGTCGCCCTGCTGACGTACCAGCTCGTCGGCTCGCACGAGCACTCACGCCTGATCCCGGTCGTGCTGCTGCTGGGGGCGACCACGCTCCTGCTCGCCTACTTCGTGCTGCGTCACGTCTTCTACGCCCAGGGGCTGGTGACCGTGATCATCGAGCTGATCGGCGGTTCCGTGTTCCTGATCCACCTCCTGCGGAAGGGGCTGCGGTGA